Below is a genomic region from Hydrogenimonas thermophila.
GTAAACTCAAAAGGGAAAGAGATCATTCTAAAAAAGTTTATACCATTCTCTTTTATAGCTGAAGTATCTAACTACAATGGAATCAACTTTCCTGCATCTGCCAAAGCTACCTGCCCTTCTACAGTGTTATTGATAAATTTCAAAGAGTTTGAAAAAAAGTTTCTTTTTCACCCCACCATTGCACCTGTAATCTTAAAATCTATGGCAAACAAAGTTATGAATTTGGAAAAGGTTATATCTAATAATCTAATTTTAGATGCATCACAAAGAGTAGCAAAGTTTATATATGACAATGAAGAGTGTTTAAATAAGATCAAACACCATAAAATTGCAGAATATTTAAATATCACCCCTGTTACACTTTCAAGAATTTTAAAGAGATTTAAAGATGAAAAGCTTATAGAGACTCATAACAATAAATTCACTGCAAATAGAGAACGGTTAAAAAAAGAGTTCTCTTAACCTATGTTAATGACACTTCTTTCCCCCTAAGCTAAACTTCTGCTCCTAAAATCAACTGCTAGGGGGAATATAATGAGTATGTTTTGTAATCAATGTGAAATGAGTATGCCAAATGGTTGTGGTAGCAATGGTCAAACTGTAGGAACTTGTGGTAAAGATGAAACTTTGTCAAATCTTCAAGATACAATGATTTATGGTCTTAAAGGGTTAAGCGCATATAGAGAACACTTAAATGAGCTAGCACCTGAACAAGTAAAAGATATTGATGATGTTATAGCTGAAACGCTATATTTCACCCTTACAAATGTCAACTTCAATTTTGATGACCACATTAAACAGCTTATGAAAGTTGGAAGTGCCGGTGTTAAAGTTATGGATCGACTGTCAAACGCACATACTAACAAATTTGGAATTCCTACTCCGGTTGTCATTCCTCAAAACAGAGTTGAAGGTAAAGCAATTCTTGTTAGTGGACACAATTTAGAGATGCTTAAAGCACTTTTAGAAGCAACAAAAGATAAAGGGATCAATGTCTACACCCACTCAGAGATGTTACCGGCACACGGCTACCCTGAATTAAGAAAGTATCCTCACCTAAAAGGAAATGTTGGAAAAGCTTGGTTTGATCAAGTTGATTTGATGAAAAAGTTCAAAGGTACATTTGTAGTAAATACAAACTGCATAATCCCTCCTGCTAAAAATGCTGACTATGTAGATAGAGTATTTACTTACAAAATTGTAGGAATTGAGGGGGCTACACCAATCATAGATGACAATTTTGATGAGTTGATTGAAAGAACACTTCAATGTGAAGATACAAATATGCACGCAGATACAACTCTAACTACAGGTCACCACTATAAAACTATTTTAACTCTTGCTCCAAAAATTTTAGAAGCTATTAAAGAGGGAAAAATAAGAAAATTCTTTGTAATTGCTGGTTGTGACGCACCAGGTAAAGCTGGAAACTACTATAGGGAAATGGCAGTAAATTTACCAAAAGATTGTGTAATCATCACTTCTAGCTGTGGTAAATTCAGATTTAACGACATCGACTTTGGAGAGATCGAAGGAACAGAAATTCCAAGATATTTGGATCTTGGTCAGTGTAACGACTCAAATGGTGCAGTAGAAATAGCAAAAGCATTAAGTGAAGCTTTAAATATTCCAATCAATGATTTACCAGTAGCCATAGTTCTTAGCTGGATGGAGCAAAAAGCTGTAATCATACTATTAGCACTATTTAGCTTAGGAATCAAAAATATATATCTTGGACCAAAACCACCACAATTTTTAAATGATGATATTGTAAATTTTCTAATTGATACTTTCAATCTGCACTA
It encodes:
- the hcp gene encoding hydroxylamine reductase, with the translated sequence MSMFCNQCEMSMPNGCGSNGQTVGTCGKDETLSNLQDTMIYGLKGLSAYREHLNELAPEQVKDIDDVIAETLYFTLTNVNFNFDDHIKQLMKVGSAGVKVMDRLSNAHTNKFGIPTPVVIPQNRVEGKAILVSGHNLEMLKALLEATKDKGINVYTHSEMLPAHGYPELRKYPHLKGNVGKAWFDQVDLMKKFKGTFVVNTNCIIPPAKNADYVDRVFTYKIVGIEGATPIIDDNFDELIERTLQCEDTNMHADTTLTTGHHYKTILTLAPKILEAIKEGKIRKFFVIAGCDAPGKAGNYYREMAVNLPKDCVIITSSCGKFRFNDIDFGEIEGTEIPRYLDLGQCNDSNGAVEIAKALSEALNIPINDLPVAIVLSWMEQKAVIILLALFSLGIKNIYLGPKPPQFLNDDIVNFLIDTFNLHYTGNAKEDLKVLLEK
- a CDS encoding Crp/Fnr family transcriptional regulator; this translates as MKLDIELLKSIPIFNKLNSSELLSLQEISSVKRLEKEEVLFYEGDESKTLHIVIDGEIEVYKVNSKGKEIILKKFIPFSFIAEVSNYNGINFPASAKATCPSTVLLINFKEFEKKFLFHPTIAPVILKSMANKVMNLEKVISNNLILDASQRVAKFIYDNEECLNKIKHHKIAEYLNITPVTLSRILKRFKDEKLIETHNNKFTANRERLKKEFS